TCGCGGCGATGCGCTTGGCCGGGTAGCGCCCGGTGGCGATCAGGTGCGCGATCTTCTCCACGATCACGCGCGTCTTGCCGCTGCCGGCACCGGCCAGCACCAACAAGGGACCTTCGCAGTGCAGCACTGCGGCGCTTTGCGGGGGATTGAGACCGTGCATAGAGGCTTCCGACAGAGCGCGCCATTGTACCGGGGCTGCTTGCGACTGGCCGACGCGACGGATTCATGTCTCCAGTGCCGCTCGCCCTTGCCCATCACCAGAGGCTGCGCTCCCACCCGCTCGACGGCAGGCATTGCCCCCGCCCAGCCGCGCCATCGCCGCACACACAGGCGCCGCATCCTGCCGCCCGGGCCGGTAAAATCAGCCGATGGCCAAGCTCTACTTCTACTATTCGGCGATGAATGCCGGCAAGACCACCACCTTGCTGCAGTCGGCGCACAACTACCGCGAGCGCGGCATGCGCACGCTGATCCTCACGCCCAAGCTCGATCACCGCGCCGGCAGCGGCGTGGTCGCCTCGCGGATCGGCCTGCGGGCGGACGGGCGCACGTTCGACCACAGCACCGAATTGCAACAGCTGGTCGAACGCGACATCGCCACCGACGGGCCGCTGCATTGCGTGCTGGTGGACGAAGCGCAATTCCTTGGCCGCGCACAGGTCTGGCAATTGAGCGAGGTGGTCGACCGGCTGCGCATTCCGGTGCTCTGCTACGGCCTGCGTACGGATTTTCGCGGCGAGTTGTTCGAAGGCAGCCAGTTCCTGCTGGCCTGGGCCGACGAACTGGAAGAGATCAAGACCATCTGCCACAGCGGCAGCAAGGCCACCATGACCGTGCGCGTGGATGCGCACGGTCATGCCGTACAGGACGGCCCGCAGGTGGAGATTGGCGGCAACCAACGCTACGTCTCGGTCAGCCGCGCCGAGTTCAAGAAGATCATGCGCGGTGAAGGCCGCATCGATCCGTTGCAGATCGCCTTGCCGTTGCCGTCTGCAGGCAGCTAGGTCGTCGCCTGATCGGCCAGCTGCCGCGCCGAGCACGCGCAGGGCAACGCCGATCAGGAACCCGCACGGCTGCTGCGACGTCGCAACCCAGCTATACGATTCATTGCCATCGCTAGACCTTCGCGGGCATGCATGTCCCGCCCCATCGCCGGCATTGGCCGACAGGCGTATCGTGATACCTGCATGGCAGCAGCCGGATGCCCAACCAGGCCCAACTGCTGTCCTGTAAACTGGCGACCATCCACCTCTAGGGAGGCAATACATGGGTCCGCTTCCCGCTGAGCTCCGCGCCGACATCGCGCGCGTAGGCCGACTCTCTTCGGTCCCCGATGTCCTGAATATTCTCACCCGTCTGACCGGCATGGGCTTTGCCGCGGTCGCGCGCGTGACCGAGGCGCGCTGGATCACCTGCCAGGTCCGCGACGACCTGGCGTTCGGTCTGGTGCCTGGCGACGAGCTGCCGCTGGCCACCACGTTCTGCGACAGCGTGCGGGTCAAGGGCAACGCGGTCTGGTTCGGCCACGCCTCGGACGACCCGGTCTACCGCGACCATCCTTCGCCGCGGCTGTACGGTTTCGAAAGCTACGTCTCGGTGCCGATCCGCTTCGACGATGGCAGCGTGTTCGGCACCTTGTGCGCGCTGGATCCGCTGCCACGGGTCATGGACCGGCAGCTGGTGGAGAAGGTCGAGCTGCTGGCGCAGCTGCTGGGCGCGCAGATCCAGGCCGAGCAGCGCGCCGAGGAGAGTGCGCAGGAATCGCAGCGCGCCCGTTGCGAACTCGGGCGCGCCGGTGCCTCGGCACGGCTGCGCGAAGAGTTCATCGGCATTCTCGGCCACGACCTGCGCAATCCGCTGCAGTCCATGCACGCCGTGGTGGACATGCTCGCCATCGACCCGATCAACCAGCGCCAGGGCGGTGCCATCCGTTCGCTGCAGCGCAGCCTGCAGCGCATGGAAGAGCTGATCGACTTCGCCTGCGATTTCGCCCGCGGTATCGAACGCGACTGGCTGCAGCTGGACTACGGCAATGGCAGCGACCTGTCCGATGCGCTCTCGCAGGTGGTGGACGAAACCCGCGCCGCCTATCCCAATCAGGTGCTGTCCACGCATGTGGCCATCGACGAGCCGGTGCATGGGGATGCGGTACGGCTGGCGCAGATGTTCGGCAGCATGATGATCAACGCGGTGGTGCAGGGCCAGCAGAGTTCGCTGATCAAGGCGGTGGCGGTCACCGAGCAGGGCCGTCTACGGCTTGAGGTCTGCAATCTGGATGGCATCGATCCACGCCGGCTGGATGTGCTGCATGCCTCCACGCACGTGCACAGCGGCGGCCGTGCAGTACCGGACGTGGATCTGGGCCTGCATATGGCCGCGCAGATCGCACAGGCGCACCAGGGTGAGCTGCGCATCACCAGCGGCAAGGACGGCACCTGCTTCCGCGTGGAGTTGTCCTGCGCACGGCCGCGTACGCGCCTGCAGCTGATCAACGGCACGACCCCGGCCTGATCGGACTGGCGCCGCGGGACCCCCGGCGGCGCTGCCTACACCGTCACGCGCATCGCCGGCGATTGAAGACGGCAATGCACGTCCCGCGTGGTCGGCACGCACACTCAGTAAAGCTTGCGCTCACTGGCCGGTGGCGGTGTCCACTGATAGAGCCAGGTTTCGGTCAACGGCTTGCCGTTGGCGCGCAGGTACAGGCGGATGTCGATCTGCTGGGTGCCCTCGTCCGGCGGCACCAGGTCGAACATCGCCCGGTAGCCCTTGAGCTCGTGCAACGGGCGCGCCGACACGATTTCGGTGGTGCCGCGCGACACCTGGATCACCGCTTCGACCTTGGTCTTTGCCTCCTTCACCAGGGCCGGCAGCTCGCCGCCGGCAAAATCCACTGCAAACCGCCATGAGAAGTGGCTGCGCTTCTGCCCGACGATGCCGCCCAGCCCGGTACGGGTGGCCACGCAATGGGCCAGCGGCGAACGGGCCGGTGGCTGCGCGCCCCAGTACAGCCGGTAGCCCATCAACAGTTCCTGCCCCGGCTGCGGTTTGGCCCGCGGATTCCAGAACGCCACGATATTGTCGAAGGTTTCGTCCACGGTGGGGATCTCGACCAGTTGGACCGAGCCCTTGCCCCAACCGCTCTTGGGCTCCACCCACAGGCACGGGCGCTTGTCGTAGAACACGCCATCGTCCTGGTAATGGTCGAAATTGCGGTCGCGCTGCAGCAGCCCGAAGCCGCGCGGGTTCTCATCCACAAACATGTTGAAGCGCAGCTGCGGCGGATTGCACAGCGGCCGCCAGATCCATTCGCCGCCGCCGGTCCACATCGCCAGGCCATCGGTGTCGTGGATCTCCGGCCGCCAGTCCCAGTCCATGCGGCTGTCGTTTTCGCCGACCTGGTACATGCTGGTGCACGGACCGATGCCCAGCCGCTCGATGGCCTTGCGCGGGTATAGCGCGCTGTCGATATCCATCACCAGCACCTCGCCATTGGTGATGGCAAAGCGGTAGGCGCCGGCAATGCTGGGCGAATCCAGCAACCCGTACACCACCACGGTGTCCGAATCGTCGGCCGGCTGTTCCAGGTAATAGGCGATGAAGTCCGGAAACTCTTCCGGCCCACCGGTGCCGGTATCGATCGCCAGCCCGCGTGCCGACTGTCCGTACTGGCCTTCCTTGCCCACCGCGCGGAAATAGCTCGCACCCAGAAACGCCGCAAAGTCGCGGTCGGTGTCCTTGCGCGTGTTGAGCCGGAATCCGGCAAAACCCAGGTCCTTGGGCAACTGCTTGCCACCCAGCCCACTGCTGCCGTAATCGAACGCAGCCGGGTCATAGGCCAGTTGCTGCGCCTTGCCATCGACGATGTCGTAGATGTGTACCGGTGTATGGAAATACAGGCCCAGGTGGAAGAACTTCGCCTGGAACTTGCCGTTGCCGTCTGCCCACAATGCATGGTCCTGGCGGTAGCGGATCGATTGGTACTGATCCCAGTTCAATGCCTCCAGCGGGCCGGGCAGCACCTGCTTGTGGCTCTTGTACGGCGCGGCAGCCAACGCGCGCGCCTGCCCCTTGAGCCAGGCATAGTCGAACGGTTGCGGCTGACCGAGCCGGCGCAGTCCCACGGCCCTGGCCGCCAATGCCCACTGCGGCACCGCCGGTAAACCGAGCGCGGCCAGGGCGGCAGCGGCATTCTTCAGGAAGTGGCGTCGTTGCATGCGCGTCGGTCTGAGCTAAGGAATGGCGACATCATAGCTACAGCCCGGCGTGGACGCGCATGCGGGATTCTAAGGTCTCCGGGGTGCAGCCGCGCAGGCCTGGTCCAGCCCCAGCTCCTCGGCCTTGCTGCACAGGAACTGCCGCTGCGCCTGCTCTTCGTCCGGCCCGGTGTAGCGCAGCAAGGTCCATTGTTCCTGCGCCTGCATCTGCGCCCCTGGTGCGAGCTGCCGGTACGGCGCGTGCACCTCCATTTCCAGCAGCCCCTGCTCGGGATGCCGAGGTGGCGCATCCAGATACAACTCCACCTGACCCTGCTCGGGATGGATCGCCGCCAACGGCTGATGCGCAAAGCCAATGACCAGAACCTGCTTCCCGGCAAACCCGGCCATCCAGCCTGCAGATGGCTGCAGCAACAGCTTGCCACGCTGGATCAGGCTGTCATCCCGTACGTCGGCGCGCAGTGCAAGGACACCTGCGTGGTGCGAGAACATCGGCGCTATCGTCCCCGCCTCGCTGGGTGGCTGCACCCGCACATCGGCCCTGTTCGCCACCGGCACAAAGACCCGCGTACTCGCTGCCACCCGCGTGTTGAACCACAGGTCCCAGGCGATCGCCTCCTTGCGGATATTGCGCGCCGTGGCCCGCAGTTGCACGGTGTCGGCGCGTGTCCTGGAGATCTCGACGTGCTTGCTCAGTTGCATGCCCGTCACCGGGCTGGGCACGCCCTGCAGGCTCGCCTGGCCTGGTCCCCGCGTCACTACGCGGGTACTCGCCAACGACAGATACGGGTCCGGCGGCCACACCGCAGCGGCGGCCTTGCGCTGCGGATTGACCTGCTGATGCAACCACCACTGGATCTGCGGCCCCACCCAGACATCGTGGCCCAGGTACGGCACATCGCCAGCACTGGCAGACACCGCTGGTGTGGGTTGCCGCTCCACCGCGGCCCCCACTTTCAACACATTGGGTTGGCCACGCAGGTTGAAGGACAGCACGCGCCCGCCGAATGCCGGCGTCAGGCTCAGTTCCAGCACCTCGTTGCTCAGGCAGATGCGCTCTACTGCTGCTGTCTTTTCATGAACCGGTGGATCGGCCTGCGCCATGCTCCAGGGCAGCAGCGTCAACGCCAAGGCAATCCACAGCAACTCGAAGCGGTGCGGCGTTGTGGGCATGTGGCACTTCCGGGCGTGAGGCCTGTGATTGTCGCGCCGTCCCTGCCAGGACACTAGCCGCGCACGCTGGAAAAGTCGGCAGCGACCAATGCAATCGATGCTTTCGCGGTTTTATCAGTAGTTGCGGCATGCCTGCCCCAGATGCTTGATCGGATGGCATGCAGACGTGGGAAGTGGTGCTACTGCGTTAGCTCGCATGTAGGTACGCAATGATCCCGCTGCCGAGGTGGCTTCACCCATCATGCATGACCGCCTATCGCTGGCAGCTACCGCACCACACCGTTGCACGTTGCCCGATGGTGGCGTGCTTCAGCAGTCGCCCGCACTGTTTGCAGGGCTCGCCCTCACGGCCGTAGACATTCAATTCCTGCTCGAAATAACCGGGTGCACCATCCGGGCTGATAAAGTCCCGCAGCGTCGTGCCTCCGCGCTGGATGGCATAGCCGAGTATCTCTTTGACTGCAGCGGCCAGCCCACGATACCGGTCCAGCGAAACTTTTCCGGCTTCGCGCAACGGGCTGATTCCCGCGCGATACAGGCTTTCAGCCGCGTAGATGTTGCCCACACCGACCACCACGGACTGATCCATCAGAAAGGTCTTGACGGCTGCACGACGTCCGCGCGACAGCGCGTGCAGATACTCTCCAGTCAATGCATCTGATAGTGGCTCCGGACCCAGGGTCGCCAGCAACTCATGCACTTGCGTATCCGGCTGCCATAGCAAGCATCCGAACCGGCGCGGGTCGTTGAAGCGCAGGACATGTCCATTCTGCAGGCTGATATCTACATGATCGTGCGCACGCGGCAGGGTATCGCCCGGCAAGACGCGCAGGCTTCCCGACATCCCCAGGTGCAGCAATGCACTGCCACCGGCATCGGTATCCATCAATAGATACTTCGCGCGCCGACGCACCTGGGTAATGGTTGCCCCAGGTAGCAAGCGCTCGATCTGCTCGGCAATGGGCCAGCGCAAATCCGGACGCCGCAGGATCACGCCATGAATGCGTTGCCCGATCAGATGCGGCGCCAGGCCACGCACAGTAGTTTCGACTTCGGGCAACTCCGGCATCCGGGCATCCAGCAGCACCGGCCATGCACCGGCACGCTCCGAGATGGAGGTCAGCCGGGCAAAAACAATGCGGTTAGAGGCGCACTGCTCAGTGGGCAGGCAGTGGCCGGGGTTGCCGGATCGGCTTTCGGC
The window above is part of the Xanthomonas campestris pv. badrii genome. Proteins encoded here:
- a CDS encoding thymidine kinase; the encoded protein is MAKLYFYYSAMNAGKTTTLLQSAHNYRERGMRTLILTPKLDHRAGSGVVASRIGLRADGRTFDHSTELQQLVERDIATDGPLHCVLVDEAQFLGRAQVWQLSEVVDRLRIPVLCYGLRTDFRGELFEGSQFLLAWADELEEIKTICHSGSKATMTVRVDAHGHAVQDGPQVEIGGNQRYVSVSRAEFKKIMRGEGRIDPLQIALPLPSAGS
- a CDS encoding GAF domain-containing sensor histidine kinase is translated as MGPLPAELRADIARVGRLSSVPDVLNILTRLTGMGFAAVARVTEARWITCQVRDDLAFGLVPGDELPLATTFCDSVRVKGNAVWFGHASDDPVYRDHPSPRLYGFESYVSVPIRFDDGSVFGTLCALDPLPRVMDRQLVEKVELLAQLLGAQIQAEQRAEESAQESQRARCELGRAGASARLREEFIGILGHDLRNPLQSMHAVVDMLAIDPINQRQGGAIRSLQRSLQRMEELIDFACDFARGIERDWLQLDYGNGSDLSDALSQVVDETRAAYPNQVLSTHVAIDEPVHGDAVRLAQMFGSMMINAVVQGQQSSLIKAVAVTEQGRLRLEVCNLDGIDPRRLDVLHASTHVHSGGRAVPDVDLGLHMAAQIAQAHQGELRITSGKDGTCFRVELSCARPRTRLQLINGTTPA
- a CDS encoding glucan biosynthesis protein is translated as MQRRHFLKNAAAALAALGLPAVPQWALAARAVGLRRLGQPQPFDYAWLKGQARALAAAPYKSHKQVLPGPLEALNWDQYQSIRYRQDHALWADGNGKFQAKFFHLGLYFHTPVHIYDIVDGKAQQLAYDPAAFDYGSSGLGGKQLPKDLGFAGFRLNTRKDTDRDFAAFLGASYFRAVGKEGQYGQSARGLAIDTGTGGPEEFPDFIAYYLEQPADDSDTVVVYGLLDSPSIAGAYRFAITNGEVLVMDIDSALYPRKAIERLGIGPCTSMYQVGENDSRMDWDWRPEIHDTDGLAMWTGGGEWIWRPLCNPPQLRFNMFVDENPRGFGLLQRDRNFDHYQDDGVFYDKRPCLWVEPKSGWGKGSVQLVEIPTVDETFDNIVAFWNPRAKPQPGQELLMGYRLYWGAQPPARSPLAHCVATRTGLGGIVGQKRSHFSWRFAVDFAGGELPALVKEAKTKVEAVIQVSRGTTEIVSARPLHELKGYRAMFDLVPPDEGTQQIDIRLYLRANGKPLTETWLYQWTPPPASERKLY
- a CDS encoding DUF4380 domain-containing protein, whose protein sequence is MPTTPHRFELLWIALALTLLPWSMAQADPPVHEKTAAVERICLSNEVLELSLTPAFGGRVLSFNLRGQPNVLKVGAAVERQPTPAVSASAGDVPYLGHDVWVGPQIQWWLHQQVNPQRKAAAAVWPPDPYLSLASTRVVTRGPGQASLQGVPSPVTGMQLSKHVEISRTRADTVQLRATARNIRKEAIAWDLWFNTRVAASTRVFVPVANRADVRVQPPSEAGTIAPMFSHHAGVLALRADVRDDSLIQRGKLLLQPSAGWMAGFAGKQVLVIGFAHQPLAAIHPEQGQVELYLDAPPRHPEQGLLEMEVHAPYRQLAPGAQMQAQEQWTLLRYTGPDEEQAQRQFLCSKAEELGLDQACAAAPRRP
- the mutM gene encoding bifunctional DNA-formamidopyrimidine glycosylase/DNA-(apurinic or apyrimidinic site) lyase — its product is MPELPEVETTVRGLAPHLIGQRIHGVILRRPDLRWPIAEQIERLLPGATITQVRRRAKYLLMDTDAGGSALLHLGMSGSLRVLPGDTLPRAHDHVDISLQNGHVLRFNDPRRFGCLLWQPDTQVHELLATLGPEPLSDALTGEYLHALSRGRRAAVKTFLMDQSVVVGVGNIYAAESLYRAGISPLREAGKVSLDRYRGLAAAVKEILGYAIQRGGTTLRDFISPDGAPGYFEQELNVYGREGEPCKQCGRLLKHATIGQRATVWCGSCQR